A genome region from Equus caballus isolate H_3958 breed thoroughbred chromosome 19, TB-T2T, whole genome shotgun sequence includes the following:
- the LOC111772182 gene encoding ral guanine nucleotide dissociation stimulator-like: MFTCCVPVFRGSRLRKAQSVRLLCCCGHRIKPHGQFGRRYPKNSTQEIFEELHDGFDFSPSLVKGQEQQATSSILCRSENSTQEMFEELCVGFDFSPSLVKGQEQQAASSILCRSEEPTLSVAEAHTMLTLKAGAVQKVVGCLQPSFHGRSISVTTFPCVYQAFYPTPQVLDQLLQSALSPIWGPRPQENSQDMWQMLRHSRINLTLAYLQDLLPGSVLKHQATPLLIQVDLFQATELETEAPAPAPALLPGAEAEKGPHLELDGTPVLFLPSLLALEPAAAPSAAPDPERVPSAAPAQVPGPELDSTGPRGLLGCPPQAPVTAADSAPVPEASHPCRVTGKKQPDGKPSLMAFSPRDVAEQLTAIDAEVFKNVEPSECLGSTWGKRNRPGHENVAPTVWATVVQFNRVVKCVMTSCLGDPNVTARGRAKVLERWIEVARECRALRNISSLHAVLSALQSVPIHRLKKTWGKVSRKSCRKFKKLCDEDNSLSWELLIKSSLDEQEDGSWQKQPSKFATLLRTLQRGRKRQQQKGIVPFLGSMLTDLIMLDTAMEDYVNGNEINHEKKKKVSSCGFPCQGGEGRGNQRRPWAELSWAPPAASYIY; this comes from the exons ATGTTTACTTGTTGTGTACCAGTTTTCAGAGGCTCTAGGCTCAGGAAAGCCCAGAGTGTGAGACTGTTGTGTTGTTGTGGACATCGGATCAAGCCTCATGGCCAATTTGGCAGGAGGTACCCAAAG aactccacGCAGGAGATCTTTGAAGAGCTACATGATGGgttcgacttctctccctccctagtcaaggggcaggagcagcaggccaccagcagcatcctgtgccggtctgag aactccacTCAGGAGATGTTTGAAGAGTTATGTGTTGGgttcgacttctctccctccctagtcaaggggcaggagcagcaggccgccagcagcatcctgtgccggtctgag GAACCCACCCTGTCCGTGGCTGAGGCCCACACGATGCTGACCCTCAAGGCAGGCGCAGTGCAGAAGGTGGTAGGCTGCCTGCAACCATCTTTCCACGGCAGATCCATCTCCGTCACCACCTTCCCGTGTGTGTACCAGGCCTTCTACCCGACCCCacaggtcctggaccagctgctcCAGAG tgccctctctCCCATCTGGGGCCCCCGGCCTCAGGAGAACTCCCAGGATATGTGGCAGATGCTGCGCCACTCCAGGATCAACCTGACGTTGGCGTATCTCCAGGACCTCTTGCCTGGCTCAGTCCTGAAGCACCAGGCCACCCCTCTTCTCATCCAGGTGGACCTTTTCCAGGCCACTGAGTTGGAGACAGAGG ctcctgccccagctccagcacttctGCCAGgtgcagaggcagaaaaggggcCACATCTGGAGCTGGACGGAACTCCAGTTCTATTTCTGCCATCACTTCTAGCGCTGGAACCGGCAGCAGCGCCCTCAGCTGCTCCAGACCCCGAGCGAGTGccatcagcagccccagcccaagtGCCAGGTCCTGAACTGGACTCAACGGGACCAAGGGGTCTGCTGGGATGTCCACCTCAGGCTCCAGTAACAGCCGCAGACTCAGCTCCGGTTCCAGAGGCTTCCCACCCCTGTCGAGTGACCGGGAAGAAGCAGCCCGATGGGAAGCCTAGCCTCATGGCCTTCTCCCCAAGGGACGTGGCAGAACAGCTGACGGCCATTGACGCG gaagtGTTCAAGAACGTCGAGCCCTCTGAGTGTCTGGGCTCCACCTGGGGCAAAAGAAACCGGCCCGGACATGAGAACGTGGCACCCACCGTCTGGGCCACAGTGGTGCAGTTCAACAGAGTAGTAAAGTGTGTCATGACGTCCTGCCTTGGGGACCCAAACGTGACGGCCCGGGGCAGGGCCAAGGTTCTGGAGCGGTGGATCGAGGTGGCCAGG gagtgccgagccTTGAGGAACATCTCCTCCCTGCACGCAGTCCTCTCGGCTCTGCAGAGCGTGCCCATACACAGACTGAAGAAGACCTGGGGGAAGGTGTCCAG gaagagctgccgaaaatttaaaaagctctgtGATGAGGACAACTCCCTTAGCTGGGAGCTGCTCATCAAG TCTTCCCTGGATGAACAGGAAGATGGG TCCTGGCAGAAGCAGCCCTCCAAGTTTGCCACCCTGCTGAGGACCCTGCAGAGAGGccggaagaggcagcagcagaag GGCATCGTCCCCTTCCTGGGCAGCATGCTAACTGACCTGATCATGCTGGACACTGCCATGGAGGATTACGTAAAT ggcaatgaGATCAACcacgagaaaaagaaaaaggtgagcagctgtggctttccatgtcagggaggagaggggcgtGGAAACCAGAGACGCCCCTGGGCGGAACTCTCCTGGGCACCACCCGCTGCATCTTACATTTACTGA